A single window of Zootoca vivipara chromosome 17, rZooViv1.1, whole genome shotgun sequence DNA harbors:
- the CFL1 gene encoding cofilin-1: MASGVAVSDGVIKVFNDMKVRKASTPEEVKKRKKAVLFCLSEDKKNIILEEGKEILVGDVGDTIDDPYLHFVKMLPDRDCRYALYDATYETKESKKEDLVFIFWAPECAPLKSKMIYASSKDAIKKKFTGIKHEVQANCYEEVKDRCTLAEKLGGSAVISLEGKPL; the protein is encoded by the exons ATG GCATCTGGCGTAGCCGTCTCCGATGGAGTTATCAAGGTCTTCAATGACATGAAGGTGCGCAAAGCATCCACCCCGGAAGAGGTGAAGAAGCGCAAGAAAGCTGTGCTCTTCTGCTTGAGCGAAGATAAGAAGAACATAATCCTGGAAGAGGGGAAGGAGATCCTGGTGGGGGATGTGGGGGACACCATTGATGACCCCTACCTCCACTTCGTCAAGATGCTGCCAGACCGTGACTGCCGCTATGCCCTTTACGATGCCACCTATGAGacaaaggaaagcaaaaaggAGGACCTTGTCTTCATCTTCTG GGCGCCTGAGTGTGCCCCCCTGAAGAGCAAGATGATCTATGCCAGTTCTAAGGATGCCATCAAGAAAAAATTCACAG GGATCAAGCACGAGGTGCAAGCAAACTGCTACGAGGAAGTGAAGGATCGCTGCACCCTTGCGGAGAAATTGGGCGGCAGTGCCGTCATCAGCTTGGAGGGCAAGCCCTTgtga